The Bacteroidales bacterium DNA segment TATAGATAATAATATACCAAAATTTGTAAGTGTAAATGAAATCCTTAAAACATCTGCTGACTTAACCGTTGAATTATTAAAAAAAGAACTTGAAATACGTAAATCAGAATTAGAGAACGATTGGCATTTATCATCTCTTGAAAAGATTTTTATTGAAAATAGAATATATAATCATATTGAAGAATGCGAAACATGGAAAGAAGTAACTGATGCTATTGATAAAGGACTTGAACCATTTAAAAAACTACTTAAAAGAGAAGTTACTTACGATGATATTGTAAATCTTACAGAAATAAAAATTAAAAAAATATCTAAGTACGACTTAAAAAAAGCTGATGAACATATAAAAGGTATTGAATCGGAAATTGAAGAAGTAAAAAATCATATTGAAAATATTATTTCATATTCAATAAATTATTTCAAACAGATAAAAAAGAAACACGGTAAAGGCAGAGAAAGAAAAACAGAAATACGAAATTTCGATACTATTGTAGCTACAAAAGTTGTTGAAGCAAATCAAAAATTATTTGTAAACAAAAAAGAGGGTTTCATTGGCACAGGATTAAAAAAAGACGAATATGTTTGCGATTGTTCTGATATTGATGATATAATAGTATTTCGTAAAAACGGAAAATACACAATTAATAAAGTTACTGATAAGATATTTGTCGGAAAGGATATAATACATGTAGATGTATTTAAGAAAAATGACGAACGTACAATTTATAATACAATTTACAGGAACGGAAAACGTGGAAATATAATGATGAAACGTTTCTTTGTTAAAGGAGTTACACGTGATAAAGAATACGATATAACACAAGGTGATGAAATGTCAAAAGTTCTTTATTTTAGTTGTAACCCAAATGGAGAAGCTGAAACAATTAAAATTTTCCTTAAACCAAAGCCAAAACTTAAAAAACCGATACTTAAACTTGATTTTAGTAAACTTGCTGTTAAAGGAAGAGGGTCAATAGGAAATATTTTAACCAGACATGAAACACAAAAGATTGTTCTCAAAGAAAAAGGCGTTTCTACTCTCGGTGACAGGAAAATATGGTTCGATGATGCTGTATTAAGGCTTAATACCGAAGAAAGAGGAAAATATCTCGGTGAATATACCGGAAATGATAAAATACTTGTAGTTTATAAATCAGGTTATTTTAAATTATATTCATTTGATATAAGTAACCATTTTGATGATGATATTTTAATAATTGAAAAATATCAGGAAGGTAAGATAATTTCTACTGTTTATTTCGATGTCGAACAGGGTTATTATTATATAAAAAGATTCCAGATTGAAGAAACCAATAAAGAATCATATTTTATTGAAAAAGATAATGGTTCTAAATTAATTAATCTTTCTGATGATAAATATCCGAAAATTGAATTAAAATTTGGTGGAAAACACCAAAAACGTGATAACGAAATTATTGATGTTGATGAATTTATTGGCATAAAAAACTATAAAGCTAAAGGTAAACGCCTTACTACATACGAAATAAATAAAATTATTCCTATAGAAACTGTTATTACAGAAACTGAAACAATTCATGATGATGATATAATTGAAAATCTGACTAATGATGAAGAATTACCTACTGAAACATCAGAAAAAGAAACTTTAGAAACTGAAACAATTCATGATGAGGATATAATTGAAAATTTGACTAGTGATAAAGAATTACCTACTGAAACATCAGAAAAAGAAACTTTAGAAACTGAAACAATTCATGATGAGGATATGATTGAAAATCTGATTAATGATGAAGAATTATCTACTGAAACATCAGAAAAAGAGACTTTAATAAAAAAAGAAAAAAAACAACATAAAGATACCTTGTCTGTGAATAAGGAGGAACCCAAGCCTGACAAATCAAATGGTTTACATAATGAAGAAAAAATTGATATTCCTGAAAAA contains these protein-coding regions:
- a CDS encoding DNA gyrase/topoisomerase IV subunit A: MTPDDFEKKELLYEDENPDITEIHEHDSVKRTLLSGMYQNWFLDYASYVILERAVPNMNDGLKPVHRRILYAMKKLDDGRYNKVANIIGYTMQYHPHGDASIGDALVQLGQKDLLIDTQGNWGNIFTGDNAAASRYIEARLSKFAIDVVFNPKTTQWKLSYDGRNKEPITLPVKFPLLLTQGVEGIAVGLASKILPHNFNELIDASIDYLNGNQFNILPDFPTGGLADFSRYNEGLRGGTVKIRTRISKFDKKTLIITELPFGKTTLAVIDSIIKANDKGKIKIKKVDDNTAEKVEILVHLPNGVSPDKTIDALYAFTDCEVSVSPNSCVIDNNIPKFVSVNEILKTSADLTVELLKKELEIRKSELENDWHLSSLEKIFIENRIYNHIEECETWKEVTDAIDKGLEPFKKLLKREVTYDDIVNLTEIKIKKISKYDLKKADEHIKGIESEIEEVKNHIENIISYSINYFKQIKKKHGKGRERKTEIRNFDTIVATKVVEANQKLFVNKKEGFIGTGLKKDEYVCDCSDIDDIIVFRKNGKYTINKVTDKIFVGKDIIHVDVFKKNDERTIYNTIYRNGKRGNIMMKRFFVKGVTRDKEYDITQGDEMSKVLYFSCNPNGEAETIKIFLKPKPKLKKPILKLDFSKLAVKGRGSIGNILTRHETQKIVLKEKGVSTLGDRKIWFDDAVLRLNTEERGKYLGEYTGNDKILVVYKSGYFKLYSFDISNHFDDDILIIEKYQEGKIISTVYFDVEQGYYYIKRFQIEETNKESYFIEKDNGSKLINLSDDKYPKIELKFGGKHQKRDNEIIDVDEFIGIKNYKAKGKRLTTYEINKIIPIETVITETETIHDDDIIENLTNDEELPTETSEKETLETETIHDEDIIENLTSDKELPTETSEKETLETETIHDEDMIENLINDEELSTETSEKETLIKKEKKQHKDTLSVNKEEPKPDKSNGLHNEEKIDIPEKNKKPNTSSQEEKKADNGDYKQMSLDI